A single Equus quagga isolate Etosha38 chromosome 8, UCLA_HA_Equagga_1.0, whole genome shotgun sequence DNA region contains:
- the PAX4 gene encoding LOW QUALITY PROTEIN: paired box protein Pax-4 (The sequence of the model RefSeq protein was modified relative to this genomic sequence to represent the inferred CDS: deleted 1 base in 1 codon): MPHDGISSVNQLGGLFVNGRPLPLDTRQQIVRLAVSGMRPCDISRSLKVSNGCVSKILGRYYRTGILEPKGIGGSKPRLATPAVVARIAQLKGECPALFAWEIQRQLCAEGLCTQDKTPSVSSINRVLRALQEDQRLPWAQLRSPAVLAPVPRTPHGGSEAPRGLHPGTGHRNRTIFSPGQAEALEKEFQRGQYPDSVARGKLAAATSLPEDTVRVWFSNRRAKWRRQQKLKWEMQLSGASQGLTLASASPGIVSAQQSPGSMPTAALPALESLGPSCCQLCWGTASERHLSDTPPQACLKPCWGKNPGQPSCLDSALPCHPCPSCHCPVAGLGAHQALLWPGSPQLQGLE; this comes from the exons ATGCCGCATGATG GGATCAGCAGTGTCAATCAGCTGGGGGGGCTCTTTGTGAATGGTCGGCCCCTGCCCCTGGACACTCGGCAGCAGATTGTGCGGCTAGCTGTCAGCGGGATGCGGCCCTGCGACATCTCACGGAGCCTTAAG GTATCCAATGGCTGTGTGAGCAAGATCCTAGGGCGTTACTACCGCACAGGTATCTTGGAGCCCAAGGGGATTGGGGGAAGCAAGCCACGTCTGGCCACACCCGCTGTGGTGGCTCGAATTGCCCAGCTGAAGGGTGAGTGCCCGGCCCTCTTTGCCTGGGAGATCCAACGCCAGCTCTGTGCTGAGGGGCTTTGTACCCAGGACAAGACTCCTAGT GTCTCCTCCATCAATCGGGTCCTGCGGGCACTACAGGAGGACCAGAGACTGCCTTGGGCACAGCTCAGGTCGCCAG CTGTTTTGGCTCCAGTTCCTCGTACTCCCCACGGTGGCTCTGAGGCTCCCCGGGGTCTCCACCCAGGGACTGGCCACCGGAATCGGACTATCTTCTCCCCAGGCCAAGCTGAGGCTCTGGAGAAAG AGTTCCAGCGTGGGCAGTATCCTGATTCAGTGGCCCGTGGAAAGCTGGCTGCTGCCACCTCTCTgcctgaggacacagtgagg GTCTGGTTTTCCAACCGAAGAGCCAAATGGCGCCGACAACAGAAGCTCAAGTGGGAAATGCAACTCTCAG GTGCTTCCCAGGGTCTGACGTTAGCAAGTGCTTCCCCAGGGATCGTCTCTGCACAG CAGTCCCCTGGCAGTAtgcccacagcagccctgcctgccctggaATCCTTGGGTCCCTCCTGCTGTCAGCTGTGCTGGGGGACAGCATCAGAGAGGCATCTGAGTGACACCCCACCCCAAGCCTGTCTCAAGCCCTGCTGGGGTAAGAATCCAGGCCAG CCGAGCTGCCTGGATTCAGCACTACCTTGCCATCCTTGCCCCTCCTGCCACTGCCCT GTCGCCGGTCTTGGTGCCCATCAGGCCTTGCTCTGGCCTGGCTCCCCACAACTGCAAGGCCTGGAATGA